Proteins from a genomic interval of Mycolicibacterium grossiae:
- a CDS encoding chloride channel protein has product MSRRTVEYPCAVVLVGLLAGLAGAATTWLLHLVEHLTYAYSFGTLLTGVGDSSPVRRALGPMLGGALAGACWWALRRTADVPSLSTTITEHRPLPRLRMSLDALIQVLLVGSGASLGREGAPRQLAASFGDLGIARLSLTARDREILLASAAGAGLGAVYSVPLGGALFATQILLRTWHPRALGTALLTSALAVAVAAPVTHLEHSLTWPEARLSYLFGVLAVAIAPIAVAIGLGFDRLMAWARPVPQFRSWTLVPAIGCAGLVMGVCSIWWPELPGNGRSILTVSVDAGLTVGGAAALLLLKPLLTALFLRAGAVGGLLTPALATGAAAGSVLALALNAWAGTYLSVAALSLTCAAGVLAVTQRAPLWAALFVWELARPPVSLLVVFALAALAAHGLRVAHERHTASAAA; this is encoded by the coding sequence GTGTCGCGGCGCACCGTCGAGTACCCGTGCGCGGTCGTCCTCGTCGGACTGCTCGCCGGGCTGGCGGGCGCGGCCACCACGTGGCTGCTGCACCTCGTCGAGCACCTGACGTACGCCTACTCGTTCGGCACGCTGCTGACCGGGGTCGGGGACAGTTCGCCCGTGCGCCGGGCGCTGGGACCGATGCTCGGCGGCGCGCTGGCCGGCGCGTGCTGGTGGGCGCTGCGCCGGACCGCCGACGTCCCGAGCCTGTCGACGACCATCACCGAGCACCGGCCGCTGCCCCGGCTCCGCATGTCGCTCGACGCGCTGATCCAGGTCCTGCTGGTGGGGTCGGGTGCCTCCCTCGGCCGCGAGGGCGCCCCGCGGCAGTTGGCGGCGTCCTTCGGCGACCTCGGCATCGCCCGTCTGTCCCTCACGGCGCGCGACCGCGAGATCCTGCTGGCCAGTGCGGCGGGCGCCGGCCTCGGAGCGGTGTACAGCGTCCCACTCGGCGGTGCGTTGTTCGCCACCCAGATCCTGTTGCGCACCTGGCATCCGCGCGCGCTGGGTACCGCGCTGCTCACGTCGGCACTCGCGGTCGCGGTCGCGGCCCCGGTCACCCACCTGGAGCATTCGCTGACCTGGCCCGAGGCGCGGCTGTCGTACCTGTTCGGGGTTCTCGCCGTGGCGATCGCCCCCATTGCCGTCGCGATCGGACTCGGCTTCGACAGGCTGATGGCGTGGGCACGACCGGTGCCGCAGTTCCGTTCCTGGACGCTGGTTCCCGCGATTGGCTGCGCCGGGCTGGTGATGGGCGTCTGCTCCATCTGGTGGCCGGAACTGCCGGGCAACGGACGCAGCATCCTGACCGTCAGCGTCGACGCCGGCCTCACCGTTGGCGGGGCGGCCGCGCTCCTGCTGCTCAAACCGCTCCTGACCGCACTGTTCCTGCGCGCGGGCGCCGTCGGCGGACTCCTCACCCCGGCGCTGGCGACCGGCGCGGCCGCGGGATCGGTTCTCGCGCTGGCCCTCAACGCGTGGGCCGGTACGTACCTGTCGGTGGCGGCGCTGTCACTGACGTGCGCCGCGGGCGTCCTCGCCGTGACGCAACGCGCGCCGCTATGGGCGGCGCTGTTCGTGTGGGAGCTGGCCCGGCCGCCGGTCTCGCTGCTGGTCGTCTTCGCGCTCGCCGCGCTCGCCGCACACGGACTGCGGGTGGCGCACGAGCGCCACAC
- a CDS encoding HNH endonuclease signature motif containing protein, with translation MGMGDVTDALTALRTAHAALAACDPSELTATEVLTVLDDLEDLTRRLPAQQHRLLTALQSQATATDLGAKSWRDVLATRLRISRPEAGRRLRDAALLGPRRALTGDPLEPVLARTAAAQADGVLNPEHVEVIRKTMTRLPAAVDAPTRTAAETDLVRIAAGIAPDELDHVAARLLALLDPDGAAPDDTDRHRQRRLSYRQRPDGMVDLTACLTPTAWATLEAVFARWAAPGMCHPDHPDPCTSGTPSQAHLDTDTRTVSQRRHDALHAIGRAVLTSGELGQHNGLPATIIVRTTLQDLRHAAGIAVTAGGSTLPIADVLRLASHAHHYLAVFDHTTGAALNLFRSRRTASPAQRLMLIARDGGCTKPGCTAPAYDCQAHHATADWFHGGNTNVDDLALACGPDNRMVAPHRWTTTMINGQPHWTPPPALDTGQPRTNTYHHPEHLLRPPDEDPATLFDTAAEPPPDDDPAPSTDTAAEPPPDNRDDGRQGGPEPPDAALAWLA, from the coding sequence ATGGGGATGGGGGACGTCACCGACGCGCTCACGGCGTTGCGCACCGCGCACGCCGCGCTGGCCGCGTGCGACCCCTCGGAGCTGACCGCGACCGAAGTGCTCACCGTCCTCGACGACCTCGAGGACCTGACCCGCCGGCTGCCCGCCCAGCAGCACCGCCTGCTGACCGCCCTGCAATCCCAGGCCACCGCGACCGATCTGGGCGCGAAGTCCTGGCGCGACGTGCTGGCCACTCGGCTGCGGATCAGCCGCCCCGAGGCCGGCCGACGCCTACGCGACGCCGCCCTGCTCGGCCCGCGGCGCGCCCTCACCGGCGACCCCCTCGAACCCGTCCTAGCCCGCACCGCCGCCGCCCAAGCCGACGGTGTGCTCAACCCCGAGCACGTCGAGGTCATCCGCAAGACCATGACCCGCCTACCCGCCGCGGTCGACGCCCCCACCCGCACCGCCGCCGAAACCGACCTGGTCCGCATCGCCGCCGGCATCGCCCCCGACGAACTCGACCACGTCGCCGCCCGCCTACTCGCTCTGCTCGACCCCGACGGCGCCGCCCCCGACGACACCGACCGCCACCGCCAACGCCGCCTGTCCTACCGCCAACGCCCCGACGGCATGGTCGACCTCACCGCCTGCCTCACCCCCACCGCCTGGGCCACCCTGGAAGCCGTCTTCGCCCGCTGGGCCGCCCCAGGCATGTGCCACCCCGATCACCCCGACCCGTGCACCAGCGGCACCCCCAGCCAAGCCCACCTCGACACCGACACCCGCACCGTCTCCCAACGCCGCCACGACGCCCTCCACGCCATCGGCCGCGCCGTCCTGACCAGCGGCGAACTCGGGCAGCACAACGGGCTACCCGCCACCATCATCGTGCGCACCACCCTGCAAGACCTGCGCCACGCCGCCGGGATCGCCGTCACCGCCGGCGGATCCACCCTGCCCATCGCCGACGTCCTGCGCCTGGCCAGCCACGCCCACCACTACCTCGCAGTCTTCGACCACACCACCGGCGCCGCACTCAACCTGTTCCGCAGCCGCCGCACCGCCTCACCCGCCCAACGACTGATGCTCATCGCCCGCGACGGCGGCTGCACCAAACCCGGCTGCACCGCCCCCGCCTACGACTGCCAAGCCCACCACGCCACCGCCGACTGGTTCCACGGCGGCAACACCAACGTCGACGACCTCGCCCTGGCCTGCGGACCCGACAACCGCATGGTCGCACCCCACCGCTGGACCACCACCATGATCAACGGCCAACCCCACTGGACCCCACCCCCAGCACTCGACACCGGCCAACCCCGCACCAACACCTACCACCACCCCGAACACCTCCTCCGCCCACCAGACGAGGACCCGGCAACGCTGTTCGACACCGCCGCCGAACCACCGCCAGACGATGACCCGGCACCCTCGACCGACACCGCCGCCGAACCACCGCCGGACAACCGAGATGACGGCCGCCAAGGCGGACCCGAACCGCCCGATGCCGCCCTCGCGTGGCTGGCCTGA
- the mshB gene encoding N-acetyl-1-D-myo-inositol-2-amino-2-deoxy-alpha-D-glucopyranoside deacetylase, translated as MAVPRLLFVHAHPDDETLTTGATIAHYVAARGAEVRVVTCTLGEEGEVIGERWAGLAVDAADQLGGYRIGELSSALACLGVAEPSFLGGAGRWRDSGMAGTPSRGRQRFTDVDVAEPAAALAEEITRLRPHVVVTYDRDGGYGHPDHIRAHEVTVAALAAAAPQWQVPKVYWAVMSRTAMAEGLRGLTGLPPHWTAFPLDDFPFAYDDADIDAVVDAPDARAAKVAALRAHATQVTVTADGTAFALSNDLAQPVLHTEHFVLAAGTPGERDDRGWEGDLLSGVNLG; from the coding sequence ATGGCCGTACCGAGGTTGCTGTTCGTCCACGCCCATCCCGACGACGAGACCCTGACCACCGGCGCGACCATCGCGCACTACGTCGCAGCCCGGGGCGCCGAGGTGCGCGTGGTGACGTGCACGCTGGGGGAGGAGGGCGAGGTCATCGGCGAGCGCTGGGCCGGCCTCGCGGTCGACGCGGCCGATCAGCTCGGCGGCTACCGGATCGGCGAATTATCCTCGGCGCTAGCCTGTCTCGGCGTCGCCGAGCCGTCGTTCCTCGGCGGTGCCGGGCGGTGGCGCGATTCCGGGATGGCCGGCACGCCGTCGCGGGGACGGCAGCGCTTCACCGACGTGGACGTCGCCGAGCCCGCGGCCGCGCTCGCCGAGGAGATCACCCGGCTGCGGCCGCACGTCGTCGTCACCTACGACCGCGACGGCGGGTACGGCCACCCCGACCACATCCGCGCGCACGAGGTGACGGTCGCAGCGCTCGCGGCCGCAGCTCCGCAATGGCAGGTGCCGAAGGTGTACTGGGCGGTGATGTCGCGAACCGCGATGGCCGAGGGCCTGCGCGGCCTGACCGGCCTGCCGCCGCACTGGACGGCCTTCCCGCTGGATGACTTCCCGTTCGCCTACGACGACGCCGACATCGACGCAGTGGTGGACGCGCCCGACGCCCGCGCGGCGAAGGTCGCCGCGCTGCGCGCGCACGCCACGCAGGTCACCGTGACGGCCGACGGCACTGCCTTTGCGCTGTCCAACGACCTCGCACAGCCCGTCCTGCACACCGAGCACTTCGTCCTGGCCGCGGGGACACCGGGGGAGCGGGACGACCGGGGGTGGGAAGGCGATCTGCTGTCCGGGGTGAATCTGGGATAG